From the genome of Pseudomonas yamanorum, one region includes:
- a CDS encoding phosphate ABC transporter substrate-binding protein PstS yields MKLKRLMAAMTFVAAGVATANAVAAGVDPAIPAYVKTTGVSGNLSSVGSDTLANLMTLWAEGYKKEYPNVNIQIQAAGSATAPPALTEGTSNLGPMSRKMKDTELAAFEQKYGYKPTAIPVAVDALAVFVHKDNPIQHLTMEQVDAIFSSTRLCGAKADVKTWGDLGVTGDLANKPVQLFGRNSVSGTYGYFKEEALCKGDYKPNVNEQPGSASVVQSISSSLNGIGYSGIGYKTASVKTVALAKKGSTDFIEDSEENALNGKYPLSRFLYVYVNKAPNKPLAPLEAEFVKLVLSKQGQEVVVKDGYIPLPAKVAAKALADLGLKEGGK; encoded by the coding sequence ATGAAACTGAAACGTTTGATGGCGGCAATGACTTTTGTCGCTGCTGGCGTTGCGACCGCTAACGCGGTAGCCGCTGGTGTTGACCCGGCAATTCCGGCTTACGTGAAGACCACTGGTGTGTCGGGCAACCTGTCCAGCGTTGGTTCCGATACCCTGGCAAACCTGATGACCCTGTGGGCTGAGGGTTACAAAAAGGAATACCCGAACGTCAACATCCAGATTCAGGCCGCCGGCTCCGCCACTGCACCTCCTGCGCTGACTGAAGGCACCTCCAACCTGGGCCCGATGAGCCGCAAGATGAAGGACACCGAACTGGCTGCCTTCGAGCAGAAGTACGGCTACAAGCCAACCGCTATCCCGGTTGCCGTGGATGCCCTGGCCGTGTTCGTGCACAAGGACAACCCGATCCAGCACCTGACCATGGAACAAGTCGACGCGATCTTCTCCTCGACTCGTCTGTGCGGCGCCAAAGCTGACGTCAAGACCTGGGGCGACCTGGGCGTGACCGGCGACCTGGCCAACAAGCCAGTGCAACTGTTCGGTCGTAACTCGGTATCCGGCACCTACGGCTACTTCAAGGAAGAAGCCCTGTGCAAGGGCGACTACAAACCTAACGTGAACGAACAACCTGGTTCGGCGTCGGTTGTGCAGTCCATCAGCTCCTCGCTGAACGGTATCGGTTACTCGGGCATCGGTTACAAAACCGCCAGCGTGAAGACCGTGGCCCTGGCCAAGAAAGGCAGCACTGACTTCATCGAAGACAGCGAAGAAAACGCCCTGAACGGCAAATACCCGCTGTCGCGCTTCCTCTACGTCTACGTCAACAAAGCCCCGAACAAGCCTCTGGCCCCGCTGGAAGCCGAGTTCGTGAAGCTGGTTCTGTCCAAACAGGGCCAGGAAGTTGTAGTGAAAGACGGCTACATCCCGCTGCCAGCCAAAGTTGCCGCCAAGGCACTGGCTGACCTGGGCCTGAAAGAAGGTGGCAAATAA